The proteins below come from a single Halobacillus salinarum genomic window:
- a CDS encoding phage head morphogenesis protein: MDKKTAERMNLQVMKFMSSYGFYPAMKDREEEILSIEDRLSNRLFRAQVGLESSFIQALREKGYLPGNPAEQKALIDLIMEAPFEQMSEIISEEGLVSAATGRQLTADDIAEQGVEIALSEFSDQATEELKNRIYTFSKDTFERIKGDFAGTLAAGFEEGVGIDEAARSLRADFSHLRDYRLRTIARTEVQGAQNEGIERTMQDYDVQYKQWLTVGDRRVRGRDSSDRYDHVSLHGEVVRRDERFSNGLMRPLDRSGPIGEWINCRCRMRPYLPKKNETILTTPYYPMSA, translated from the coding sequence ATGGATAAGAAAACAGCTGAACGTATGAATCTCCAAGTGATGAAGTTCATGAGCAGTTACGGATTCTATCCAGCCATGAAGGATCGTGAAGAAGAGATTCTCTCGATTGAAGACCGGTTAAGCAATCGGTTGTTTCGCGCGCAGGTGGGATTAGAATCGTCTTTCATCCAAGCATTGAGGGAGAAAGGTTATCTGCCGGGCAATCCAGCAGAACAAAAAGCTCTTATTGATCTCATCATGGAAGCTCCCTTTGAGCAGATGAGTGAAATCATCTCTGAGGAAGGTTTAGTGAGTGCGGCAACAGGAAGGCAATTAACCGCTGATGACATTGCCGAGCAAGGCGTTGAAATTGCTTTAAGTGAATTCAGTGATCAAGCAACCGAAGAATTAAAGAATCGAATCTATACTTTTTCTAAAGATACTTTCGAACGGATCAAAGGAGACTTTGCTGGAACACTAGCAGCTGGTTTTGAAGAGGGGGTAGGCATTGATGAAGCAGCTCGTTCCCTGAGAGCAGATTTTAGCCACCTTAGAGACTATCGCTTGCGAACGATTGCTAGAACCGAAGTCCAAGGGGCGCAGAATGAAGGCATTGAGAGAACCATGCAAGATTATGATGTGCAATACAAGCAATGGTTAACGGTAGGCGATCGTAGAGTAAGAGGAAGAGATTCCAGTGATCGCTATGACCATGTTTCCTTACATGGCGAAGTGGTGAGAAGGGATGAACGATTCTCCAACGGATTAATGCGGCCATTAGATCGCAGTGGCCCCATTGGGGAATGGATTAATTGTCGTTGTCGTATGCGTCCGTATTTACCTAAGAAGAATGAAACGATTCTTACCACGCCTTATTATCCAATGAGTGCTTAA
- a CDS encoding phage portal protein produces the protein MAKTHAYVLDDGEVVSQKYMDRYAIKQDSDGGSKKIPSDRFKTAYGEYGLIQPLYNPEALAELLEMNTHHYRSVKTKARDIAGLGWYLEAADEVENPSEEQRKVANDFLKNPNPLLTLSEINDQVMVDFEATGDGYHEVIRNKDQELVGIEHIPSHTMRRHKDMDRYVQIRGSERVWFKRFGLEQDVHYQTGEYFKLGELDESERANEVLHIRNYTSRSDYYGIPDIMPALGAVLGDRERQEYNISFFDNHAIPAYAVTVSGAELDEDTEKQIQKFFQQDVKKSNHSTLVLTAKKAEGDMSEEPIEFNFQALSTDTKEASFRMFRQDNRDEVLSAHGVPPYRAGITVEGQLGGSSASEATEIYKQSIVKPKQELLENRINRFLLQEGLGVTDWVFRFKQIDTRDVDKEINRLDKLFSMGAYSPNMVLMDMGKEPLEDPNMDRHFVNGRPLDASNEEVQAIMRSMKDLHEKLIKTATKG, from the coding sequence ATGGCCAAAACGCATGCCTATGTGCTGGATGATGGGGAAGTGGTTTCTCAAAAGTATATGGACCGATATGCGATCAAACAGGATAGTGATGGGGGCTCAAAAAAGATTCCCAGTGACCGCTTTAAAACGGCGTACGGGGAATATGGTTTGATCCAACCCCTTTATAATCCTGAAGCCCTGGCAGAGCTCTTAGAAATGAATACCCACCATTATCGTTCGGTAAAGACAAAGGCAAGAGATATAGCAGGCTTAGGGTGGTATTTAGAAGCAGCGGATGAAGTGGAAAATCCTAGCGAGGAGCAGAGGAAAGTAGCGAATGATTTTCTCAAGAACCCGAATCCCTTATTAACGTTATCGGAAATTAACGACCAAGTGATGGTCGATTTTGAAGCCACTGGGGATGGATATCATGAAGTAATTAGGAATAAAGATCAGGAATTAGTTGGAATCGAACATATTCCTTCTCATACGATGCGGCGCCATAAAGATATGGACCGTTACGTGCAAATCCGGGGATCGGAGCGTGTATGGTTCAAACGGTTTGGTTTAGAGCAAGACGTTCATTATCAAACCGGCGAGTATTTTAAGCTTGGTGAACTGGATGAAAGCGAGCGGGCTAATGAAGTTCTTCATATCCGAAATTACACTAGCCGGTCCGATTACTATGGCATACCCGATATCATGCCGGCATTAGGAGCGGTATTGGGGGATCGTGAACGCCAGGAGTACAATATCTCCTTTTTTGATAACCATGCGATTCCTGCTTATGCCGTTACGGTGAGCGGAGCGGAATTAGATGAAGATACCGAGAAACAAATCCAGAAGTTCTTCCAGCAGGATGTGAAAAAGTCCAATCACTCCACGCTTGTGTTAACGGCAAAGAAAGCCGAAGGAGATATGAGCGAGGAGCCAATTGAATTCAATTTCCAAGCGCTAAGTACAGACACCAAAGAAGCGAGCTTCCGTATGTTCCGCCAGGATAATCGAGATGAGGTTTTATCGGCTCATGGAGTTCCACCTTATCGTGCTGGAATAACGGTAGAAGGACAGCTGGGAGGATCCAGTGCCAGCGAAGCTACCGAGATTTATAAACAATCAATCGTAAAGCCCAAACAGGAGTTACTCGAAAACCGTATCAATCGATTCCTGCTGCAGGAAGGGTTAGGAGTCACCGATTGGGTGTTTCGCTTTAAACAGATTGATACGAGAGATGTAGATAAAGAGATTAACCGACTAGATAAATTGTTTAGCATGGGAGCGTACAGTCCTAATATGGTCCTCATGGATATGGGGAAAGAGCCTCTCGAGGATCCCAACATGGATCGCCATTTCGTCAATGGTAGGCCGTTAGATGCGAGCAACGAAGAAGTGCAAGCGATCATGCGATCGATGAAAGACTTACATGAAAAGCTGATTAAGACGGCAACCAAAGGGTGA
- the terL gene encoding phage terminase large subunit, with protein sequence MLNLTNHQRDSIVEAAQNELAKRSFKDYVVRVHRGNYRHFRHTEYISERLEPIAHGQQKHLIIELPPRHGKSMTVTESFPSYFLSKNPDKRVIAASYSDSLARKFGRLNREKVNEYGPGLFGISLSSINAAQNNWGIHGHTGGMIATGIGGSITGEGADLLVIDDPFKNKEEADSQTMRDKVWGEWEATLSTRLHKGGSVIVIMTRWHEDDLVGRLLEQSPYDWEGIRMPAIAEDEDDLLQREIGEPLCPELGFDEEWADNKKIEVGSQTWTALYQQRPSPAGGAIIKRGWFQYYSRAPGHFDEIIQSWDMTFKDSKASDYVVGQVWGKKGADRYLLDQVRGRLSFNETIKAVISLSAKWPKARAKLIEDKANGPAVISSLKKRITGLIPIEPNGSKEARAYAVSPQIEAGNVYIPDPSVAPWVHDFVEECVSFPNGKHDDQVDSMTQALNRFERYKAKPKVKARSY encoded by the coding sequence TTGCTAAACTTAACAAACCATCAACGTGACTCCATTGTTGAAGCAGCCCAAAATGAATTGGCCAAGCGCTCTTTTAAGGATTATGTCGTTCGAGTCCATCGAGGAAATTACCGGCATTTCCGTCATACTGAATATATTTCCGAAAGACTGGAACCCATTGCTCATGGACAGCAAAAGCATTTAATTATTGAATTGCCTCCACGGCATGGGAAATCCATGACAGTGACCGAGTCTTTTCCTTCATATTTTCTATCGAAGAATCCGGATAAACGAGTGATCGCTGCTTCTTATTCCGACTCATTAGCTCGTAAGTTTGGGCGCTTAAATCGTGAAAAGGTTAATGAATATGGCCCAGGATTATTTGGTATCTCCTTGTCGTCTATCAATGCGGCTCAGAATAATTGGGGCATTCATGGCCATACCGGCGGAATGATCGCCACTGGGATTGGGGGTTCCATCACCGGGGAAGGGGCAGACCTTCTCGTTATTGATGATCCGTTCAAAAACAAGGAAGAAGCAGACTCCCAGACCATGAGAGACAAGGTTTGGGGCGAATGGGAAGCGACCCTATCCACGCGTCTTCATAAAGGTGGATCTGTCATTGTCATCATGACTCGGTGGCATGAAGATGATTTAGTTGGGCGGCTGCTGGAACAAAGTCCTTATGACTGGGAAGGAATTCGGATGCCGGCTATAGCCGAAGACGAAGATGATCTGTTGCAACGGGAAATAGGAGAACCGCTCTGTCCTGAACTTGGATTCGACGAGGAGTGGGCAGATAACAAAAAAATTGAAGTCGGCAGCCAGACCTGGACGGCTTTGTATCAACAACGGCCTTCGCCAGCTGGAGGAGCTATTATTAAACGTGGCTGGTTTCAATATTACTCTAGGGCCCCGGGTCACTTCGACGAAATCATTCAATCGTGGGATATGACCTTCAAGGATAGTAAGGCTTCTGACTACGTGGTTGGACAAGTGTGGGGAAAGAAAGGGGCCGACCGTTATTTATTAGACCAGGTGAGAGGACGCCTAAGTTTTAATGAAACTATCAAGGCGGTAATCAGCCTTTCCGCAAAGTGGCCAAAGGCAAGGGCTAAGTTGATTGAGGATAAAGCCAATGGACCTGCCGTTATCTCTTCTTTAAAGAAAAGAATTACAGGACTGATACCGATTGAGCCTAATGGAAGTAAAGAAGCCAGGGCTTATGCTGTTTCCCCACAAATCGAAGCTGGGAATGTTTATATTCCGGATCCATCTGTGGCCCCATGGGTGCATGATTTTGTTGAAGAATGTGTATCTTTTCCGAATGGAAAACATGATGACCAGGTGGATAGCATGACTCAGGCACTCAATCGATTCGAACGATACAAAGCCAAACCAAAAGTAAAAGCGAGAAGTTATTAA
- the terS gene encoding phage terminase small subunit, whose product MPRPRDPRRDKAKKQWLKREGNIKLVDLAEQFDVSSSTIRKWKATDQWEKELKGSAPKPKKSAPKPRGAPPGNQNAKGNPGGAAPYQNKNAVTTGEYETIFEDVLSDEERSLFHGIDTSPLLQLEENIRILSIRERRMLQRIKDAMNGLTQKEKRVLQELQSVKEPMEVYDDKSGETKIVTRNKQELVVTEIAEKEYRKIDDILKIEDALTRVQGQKMRTIKLKHEIETQFNHRKLLDEEKLVIEKAKAKVSPSVGQKENPLDLSGLSMEELRELAKLNKPST is encoded by the coding sequence ATGCCTCGACCACGTGACCCCAGGAGGGATAAGGCAAAGAAGCAATGGCTGAAAAGGGAAGGAAATATAAAACTTGTTGATCTTGCTGAACAGTTTGACGTTTCCAGTAGCACGATAAGGAAATGGAAAGCAACAGATCAATGGGAGAAAGAATTGAAAGGGAGCGCTCCTAAACCGAAAAAGAGCGCTCCTAAACCACGCGGAGCCCCTCCTGGGAATCAGAATGCTAAAGGGAACCCGGGAGGCGCGGCTCCTTATCAAAATAAAAATGCGGTAACGACAGGTGAATATGAAACCATTTTTGAGGACGTTCTTTCAGATGAGGAACGTTCTCTTTTTCATGGGATCGATACATCCCCCTTATTGCAGCTGGAGGAGAATATCCGCATTCTTTCCATCCGAGAAAGGCGCATGTTGCAACGGATCAAAGACGCGATGAATGGATTAACTCAGAAAGAGAAAAGAGTGCTCCAGGAGCTACAATCCGTGAAAGAACCAATGGAAGTCTATGATGATAAATCCGGTGAAACCAAGATCGTTACACGAAACAAGCAGGAGCTAGTAGTTACCGAGATTGCCGAGAAAGAGTATCGGAAAATCGATGACATCTTAAAGATCGAGGATGCTCTCACACGTGTCCAAGGACAAAAAATGCGGACCATCAAATTGAAACACGAGATTGAAACTCAATTTAATCACCGGAAGCTGCTTGATGAGGAGAAGTTGGTCATCGAGAAAGCAAAAGCTAAGGTATCCCCTAGTGTTGGCCAAAAAGAAAATCCTTTAGATTTAAGTGGGTTGAGCATGGAGGAGTTGAGAGAGCTTGCTAAACTTAACAAACCATCAACGTGA